The following nucleotide sequence is from Carnobacterium viridans.
TAGTTTGACGATTATACTACAAAAAGTTATAATTGTAGTATAATCGTCAAAAAGAGGTGAGCTTATGACGCAAATAAAAGACAAAGAAGAACATTCAAAAACAAAACTATTGTTGCAATTGATAAAAGAGCAAAATGGGACCGTTACTTTTCAAGACGCTAAAAGGGCTGGTATTCATAAAGAATATGTACTCAAATTATTCCATGAAAATATTTTAGAAAAAGTTGGTCCAGGTTCTTACGTTGCGATTGATCAATTTCCTGATGAATACTATATTTTGCAAAAAAGATTTAAAAAAGGCATTTATTCTCATGAAACAGCTCTCTATCTTCATGATTTAACTGATGTGACCCCTTTCGATTACCATATGACCTTTCCAAGGGGATACAATAATCCTTCTTTAAAGGAAAATAATATCTTAGCTAAACATAGTAGAAGAGACAACTATTTAATTGGATTAATGACTATGAAAAGTCCAAATGGAAACTCAATTCGTGTCTATGATAGGGAAAGAACCATTTGTGACATCTTTTCAAAAAACAATCGGACGGATAAAGATGTTCAAATTAATGCCCTTAAACGGTATTTAACGACAGCAGAGAAAGACCTTATCAAATTAATGCAATACGCACAACTATTTAAAGTAGATCGTGACTTAAGAAGATATATGGAGGTGTTAGTATAAAAACCCCTATTCAATTGAAAACTAAGATTAAAAATAAAGCTCAAAAAGAACAAATAGACGCACAAATGCTTATGAGAAATTATATGTTGGAACGAATGTTAGTCAGAATCAGTAAATCAAAATATAGGCATTCCTTTATTTTAAAAGGTGGTTTTTTGATTGGATCTCTTATTGGAGTAGACAAACGGACCACTATGGACATTGATACGACTATTACCGGTACAACTGTTTCATCCGATGTGCTAAAAACGATATTCTTAGAGCTATGTGAGTTAGATATAGGAGATCACATTCAATTCGAGTTCCAAAATATTCAAGAAATTCGTGAAGAAGATGACTATCCGGGTTATAGAGTAGCTATAGTTGCCAGTTTGCAAACAATGGCTATTCCGATAAAAGTAGACATTACAACTGGTGACATCATTATTCCAAAAGAAATTCACTATAAGCATAAATTAATGTTTGAGGAAGAAGAAATCTCTATCCTTTCTTATCCTATAGAAACAATTTTAGCAGAAAAAATTCAAACGATTTGCTATCGTGGTGTGTTCAATACCCGAGCTAGAGATTTCTATGATGTCTATATGTTAAGTCAATTAGAACCTAGTCGAATTGACTATGATTTATTAAGAAAAGCCTTAACCGCCACTTGTAACAAGAGAAATACACCTAATATTATGCGAGATTATATAAAAACGTTGGAGTTTATACGAACCAATGATGAAATGAGACAAATCTGGTCTAATTATCAAAATAAGACGGATTATACGAATAACTTAAGTTTTGACGAGACATGTGACGCCTTACATCATTTGTTAACCCTTGTGTACACTAATCCTCCAATAAATAATTCTATTGAATAGAGTATCTACCTTGTGTAGGTACTCTATTTTTGCCTTATTCTTTTATTTCAACGCTTTGGTCCTTTAAAAGAACGTTTAGGTTTCTTTTTCTTCAGTTCTTTTTCTAGCGCTCGTAATTTTTCTCTTTCTTCGTAATCTAATGAATCCAGAATTTGATCTAACTGTTGAGGTCTAAATAAATAGTTCAACAATTGGCTGGAAGGCATAGCTTTTTGTTGAGAAAAAGAAAATTCACTCGTTTTTTGTTCTTTTAATGTATCAGCTTGCTCTACAGTCAGTACTCCCGTTTCGATACACTCATTGAGCAATAAATCGTGCAAATCTGGTCTATCTATTAGGATAGTCTTCAATTCCTCACTCATAGTTAAAGAAGAAACGTCTATAGATTCATCGTTGTTGAGATTTCCAGCTTTTCCATAGTCGGTAAAGTACGCGACTGCGATGTGTTGTTCTTCTAGTGTAAACTTAATCAGCGGTCTTTCTTTTAAGTGAATTAAATTGTCAACTGTCAATTGATCTCCATAGTAATCAATGGCTTTAGAAAAGAGTTCTTTAGTCGGAATATCTTGATCATCCAGTTCTAAAGAAGGAAATATTCGAGAGATTTTGTCATCATAATAGTTTTGAATCACTTTCATAGCAATCTTATTTCTTTCTTGCTCTTTGATACTATTTTTTAATGTCGTGTAAACCGTATCCGGAAGATTTTCTACTGTTTTTACATCTTTAAAATTCACCTGGTATTTTTCTACAATGGATACTACTGTTTGATTCAACAGCTTGTTTTTTTCTTCATAGACTGAATAGGAATCATAAGGACGTTTAACAACCTTTGATACTTCATGATACAGTTCTTGTTGGTTAGAATGTTCAAGTAGTTTTTCTACTTCTTCTGGTTGGATCACGCGGTCCTCTTTTACCGTTCGATTCGCTAAAGTTTTCACCTGATAATCAGATAAGTTCTTTTGATCTATGGTTGGATAATAGTTTTTAAGTAATCGCTCAGATTCTTTTAAAATGAGGCTATCTGCTTTCTCTACTAATTCCATTTGAGACTCAATCAAATTCAACGTCTTCGTGTCTTCTTTAAAGAGATTGTTTACTCTCGCAGAATTTGACCAATTGTTCAGCATTCGCTTCTTATCTTCAATCTGATTAAATGAAATGTATGTCTTCAGTTCTTTTGATAAACGAGTAATTTCCTTCTTTTCTGTTGGGCTAAGAGAACGAACAATCGTCTCCGTATCTTTTATTTCTTCAGCGTCTTTTTTTAACGTATAAACAATAGCTGCTTTTGCATTAGACTCTTTAATTTCTTTATTGATTTGAATACGGTCGCTATTTTTTCCTTTGGCTTCCATCTCTCTCGCAACAAATCCTTCATGAATGGTAGGCTGCTTTTCTTCCCCTAGATCAGCGTAAGATTTTTCTGAGATTGTTTGATTAATCCCATTTTCTTTTAAATAATGATTAGCCATGGTGGCCCAATTTTCTCTCCATTTTTGCATCCGTTCCTTCGAATCCCAGTCTGTTACATTTGCTTTTCTATTTTGACGGTAACCACTTTTCGTATAGAGTGGCTTCCCTTCTTCATCATTAATATAAATTTTACGCGATTTTACGTCCCAATTGCCATTTTCATCGAAAGGGCGAGTCGTCAACATGACGTGAAAATGAGGGTTCATTTCATCGTCTCTATGAATAGAAATATCCGCCACCATTCCAAGGTCAACAAAGTTTTTTTGACAATAGTCTAAGGTTAA
It contains:
- a CDS encoding type IV toxin-antitoxin system AbiEi family antitoxin domain-containing protein; the protein is MTQIKDKEEHSKTKLLLQLIKEQNGTVTFQDAKRAGIHKEYVLKLFHENILEKVGPGSYVAIDQFPDEYYILQKRFKKGIYSHETALYLHDLTDVTPFDYHMTFPRGYNNPSLKENNILAKHSRRDNYLIGLMTMKSPNGNSIRVYDRERTICDIFSKNNRTDKDVQINALKRYLTTAEKDLIKLMQYAQLFKVDRDLRRYMEVLV
- the mobQ gene encoding MobQ family relaxase: MAIYHLSAKIISRSKGQSAISSAAYRSGDKLYSERYNETKFYRRDIQPVTFILKPTHAPDWCLNRERLWNEVENYEKSKNAQLSREFNVALPVELSDFEQEKLTLDYCQKNFVDLGMVADISIHRDDEMNPHFHVMLTTRPFDENGNWDVKSRKIYINDEEGKPLYTKSGYRQNRKANVTDWDSKERMQKWRENWATMANHYLKENGINQTISEKSYADLGEEKQPTIHEGFVAREMEAKGKNSDRIQINKEIKESNAKAAIVYTLKKDAEEIKDTETIVRSLSPTEKKEITRLSKELKTYISFNQIEDKKRMLNNWSNSARVNNLFKEDTKTLNLIESQMELVEKADSLILKESERLLKNYYPTIDQKNLSDYQVKTLANRTVKEDRVIQPEEVEKLLEHSNQQELYHEVSKVVKRPYDSYSVYEEKNKLLNQTVVSIVEKYQVNFKDVKTVENLPDTVYTTLKNSIKEQERNKIAMKVIQNYYDDKISRIFPSLELDDQDIPTKELFSKAIDYYGDQLTVDNLIHLKERPLIKFTLEEQHIAVAYFTDYGKAGNLNNDESIDVSSLTMSEELKTILIDRPDLHDLLLNECIETGVLTVEQADTLKEQKTSEFSFSQQKAMPSSQLLNYLFRPQQLDQILDSLDYEEREKLRALEKELKKKKPKRSFKGPKR
- a CDS encoding nucleotidyl transferase AbiEii/AbiGii toxin family protein, encoding MKTKIKNKAQKEQIDAQMLMRNYMLERMLVRISKSKYRHSFILKGGFLIGSLIGVDKRTTMDIDTTITGTTVSSDVLKTIFLELCELDIGDHIQFEFQNIQEIREEDDYPGYRVAIVASLQTMAIPIKVDITTGDIIIPKEIHYKHKLMFEEEEISILSYPIETILAEKIQTICYRGVFNTRARDFYDVYMLSQLEPSRIDYDLLRKALTATCNKRNTPNIMRDYIKTLEFIRTNDEMRQIWSNYQNKTDYTNNLSFDETCDALHHLLTLVYTNPPINNSIE